CAATTATCATCTTCATCCACAGTAGTTGAAGATGCACAGTAGTTGAAGATGCACCAAAGCAAATAAGAGCTTCAGAAAACACATCCTAAACAACcccaacaaaagaaaaaaaaaaaggggagggGGCGGGGGTTAAATTTACATTTCCTTTCAATCCATAAGACAAAACCCAAAATTTGAATCATTTAATTAAAGCTTACAGCAATGTCTTTGGGACATCGAATACGAACAGAGAGATAAGGAGATAATAAGGTAGAAGTGGAAGGGTGAGAGAGTGAGGTGTAACAATGAGACAAAGGAAGAGAAAACTTTGCGGGAATCAATGGTTGGGTTTTGGGATTGATGTTATTGAAGAGGGTAGTGAGAGATGGGTGAATGAAACGGCTTGAGAGAGTGCAGAAACCATAGCTGGAAGTTAAGATGGTAAGGTGTTTGAAGAAATGTCTCAGTGCCATTTTTTTTTCCCAATGGAGCAGATATGAACGTTTGGTTGGAATTCATGGCGGTAAATGGCCcctataaaaaagggaaaaataaaataaaattttggtcaaATTATGGTTTTAGTTCCTCTATTGTAtgtaatttaagatttaatctttttattttaatttagattaatttgaTCCTTCTATGTTATTAAAAAGTTCAaattgataactattgttgttcACTTGATATGAATTTCTTATTGTTATTCAATTGATAATCTAGTCACTAAATTCACCTATTAGTCGAatgcttaaaattattttttctttaaaaaattctcatcacactttaataaaaaaaataggagATGTTATCTATTCGGATTTATTGATAACATTATAAAAAACACCAAATTATTGATTCGATTTTAACTCAGttggtaattttatttattgtaacATTTAGGAGGACATGTGTTCGATCGCAGAATttaggactaaagtgtaaatttattactatattatagatgaatattgaaatttgaccttatattttattttaattggtttttgccATTATACTTTGTGAATATgtgtaaatttaccattaaactgttatgtgattgaattttgtCATTAAACTTTCCATTTTACATAATTTTGCCactaattttgatttatttaattaaattttatcactCAATATTGATTTTGGTGATGAAACAAATCCATGAAAAacacttgaattttaaaaaaaataaaaaataaaaaagttttttataaaataattttagtttttatatttttatattacttaatttattattttagctattaaaataaaatatttaaaatatttttaaatttaattttgtcttcaaattattttaaattgaaattgaatagaaatttaaaaaataaaaaaaaattaatatatagtaaaagTGTAGTCCTAAATTTAGATGTCAATTAATGCAAAATATagtgttaaattttaattttcactttgcaTATTCTATAAAAATAGAGAAGatagatattaaattttaaattttaaattaataaagggaCTAAAACCAGAATTAAACCTAAAAATTCCTGAACTTAAGAATCAAGgaggaaaaggaagaaaaggaaaatctcaaaaaagaattaaagaaaaatggtGTTTTCCTCTAATCCATTATCTCTCAGCGTCCCAGACCCTACCTTCGAATCGTGGCTCCGAGACTCCGGCTACCTAGACGTCATCGACAACCAACAGACCGCCGCTGCTGCCGCTCCCACCACCGGTACTTCCACGATTAGCGACCCAACAATAACCATCCCAATCAGCAGCTTCCTTTTCCGATATTTGGTCTCTTTTTTCTCTCATTTATGGACGCTACTCTCTCTACTCACGTTCAACCCATTCGCCAAGCTCACCACCAACGATTTCTCCGGTGAAACTCCGTCGTGGACTAAAGGGTTCTTCGCGGATTTCTTGTCCTATTCGTTTCCAGCTTCGGCTTCTCAAGCGAGGCTCAGGGTTCAAGAGAATGTTAAGCGTTATGCTCGGAATTATGCTTCACTTTTTATCCTCTTCTTCGCTTGTTCTCTGTAAGCAAAAAACACTCTTCTTTCTTTTCAGTAATCTTTGGTATTTTGTTGTTAGTTTTGAGGATTGTTTTGGTTCTTTCCAAGGATGACGTAAATTGGGTTTCTTGTTTGTTTCCTGAGAAACTTGtgggaaaagagaaaaagaaacttAATGTAGGTTATAAACCCAGCTTGGTTAATCACTTGGTTTTCTGTTATTGTTTCATAGGTATCAGCTGCCACTTGCACTTGTTGGGTTGATATCAAGTTTGGCACTTTGGGATTCATTCAGGTTCTTCAGTGATAAATGGGGTTTGAATCGATTCCCTGTCACTGAAATGATCTTGGTTCGCTTTGCGCAATGCGGTGAGTTCTTGAATTTCAGCACTTTATAATCTTCATTAGAGGAATATTTCAGTGAAGTCTTAAGAAGAATTGTCAAATATTGCTAgtagaaattacatgtgaagctGACTTGATTACACTTGATCCCTCGATGCCTCTTTTATTTTGTATCTGCGAAAGATGACCCTTGCTTCAAGCaaacttcaaaatattaaaatttcctgGGATTCTTAGGCAAAAGATTTATGGTTTGTATGAACATATACAGATAGAAGctattttcttttggttttgtaaTACCAACTTTATTTCATCTTTTGCAGTTACTGCAATTATTTTGTTGTGGTTGAATGTTCAAATGGCTTTGTGTTGTACCCTTGTTGTCAGTTATATAGGTAAATATTGCATTTTCTTTTGAAACTTCTGTTGATGTTTGCATAATTTGTTtgaacatataattatatttttcatatagttATGCTTTTGCATGCCGCATTCCGGAAGCTGACTCCAGTAAAGCAACCTTCTCAAGGTAGACGGAAATAGGAGATCACACTGAACCAAACACAAATATGGCCAGCTTCGGTTTGCAGTTTTGTTTTGCAGCAAGAGATCAACAACTTTTCTTCAGTGAGCTAAAAAAACGACCTCTTTATAGTATAATGGCTTATTATCCGGTGGATGACTTTTTTTGTAGTTGGTCTTGCTCGGTACATGTAAAATGACAAAAAGAAATTGCATTATTGCAATGAACATTTGATAGATCTTGTTTAGCTTTCTATCAATCATAGGCTGTTGAGTTTTCTAACCTGTAATCGAGTTTTGCTGGTATTAACTTTGTATATTCCCTCATGCACCCTCTTCCTGCTTAAAAGTTGACTAATTCATTCAGAGCTCGCAGTTAAATGGTGCTTGGCATTCATTTCTGTAAACCTTGCTACACGAAGAACTGAAATAGAATTTGAAAAGGTGAATACCAATTCCTAATTTTTGTTTTGCCTGCAATCTTAGGGTAGCAAATCTATTGGTCACAAATTTATAACCAAATCTTTATGGATGGTCGTTATCCAGAGTGGTAATTTAGAAAGTTTTGTGTAGTGATTTGTTATATTTGTTGATTAAAAGCACTCTTCATTTAAGCTTGAGAAGTTAGGCTCAACCCAGTTTGTGCTGCCATGCTGCTATGTGTAAAACTTGCCATAATTGAATGTTGGTCATGGCTGAAAATCACTGATATTATGTTACTCAGATTTAACACTGAATAACATAGCTATGATATTCTTAAATTGATGTTACCTGGAATTGAATAGAGATTGCATTGGTGTGTTTTTCTTGCTTGATTTGAATAACATATCTGTGTTTGGCATAATGTTTACTAGATTATGTGATGcaggtgaaagaaaaaaaaatattaaaaaaatttattaatcttTAAAATTGAAATTGTCAATGCCTCCTGGAGTATTTGTTGACACTTCTTTTAAGGTTGAAGGTTCAAGCTTGGTATTGTG
The genomic region above belongs to Gossypium hirsutum isolate 1008001.06 chromosome D05, Gossypium_hirsutum_v2.1, whole genome shotgun sequence and contains:
- the LOC107916886 gene encoding PRA1 family protein H isoform X2; its protein translation is MVFSSNPLSLSVPDPTFESWLRDSGYLDVIDNQQTAAAAAPTTGTSTISDPTITIPISSFLFRYLVSFFSHLWTLLSLLTFNPFAKLTTNDFSGETPSWTKGFFADFLSYSFPASASQARLRVQENVKRYARNYASLFILFFACSLYQLPLALVGLISSLALWDSFRFFSDKWGLNRFPVTEMILVRFAQCVMLLHAAFRKLTPVKQPSQGRRK
- the LOC107916886 gene encoding PRA1 family protein H isoform X1, which translates into the protein MVFSSNPLSLSVPDPTFESWLRDSGYLDVIDNQQTAAAAAPTTGTSTISDPTITIPISSFLFRYLVSFFSHLWTLLSLLTFNPFAKLTTNDFSGETPSWTKGFFADFLSYSFPASASQARLRVQENVKRYARNYASLFILFFACSLYQLPLALVGLISSLALWDSFRFFSDKWGLNRFPVTEMILVRFAQCVTAIILLWLNVQMALCCTLVVSYIVMLLHAAFRKLTPVKQPSQGRRK